Proteins from a single region of Candidatus Zixiibacteriota bacterium:
- a CDS encoding 4a-hydroxytetrahydrobiopterin dehydratase, with protein MEELVDQKCEACRVGAPPVTAEEIAELQPKVPQWRIIHEDGIPKLERVFQFRNFKEALAFTDAVGAAAEEEGHHPRLVTEWGRVGVTWWTHKIRNLHRNDFIMAAKTDAIYRRFSGA; from the coding sequence ATGGAAGAGCTTGTCGATCAGAAGTGCGAGGCCTGTCGCGTGGGGGCTCCCCCGGTCACCGCCGAGGAGATCGCCGAACTACAGCCGAAAGTGCCGCAGTGGCGGATCATTCACGAAGACGGCATTCCGAAGCTGGAGCGCGTTTTTCAGTTCAGGAACTTCAAGGAAGCGCTCGCTTTTACCGATGCCGTCGGCGCAGCGGCCGAGGAGGAAGGGCACCATCCGCGCCTGGTCACCGAGTGGGGCCGCGTGGGGGTGACCTGGTGGACCCACAAGATCAGGAACCTGCATCGCAACGACTTCATCATGGCGGCGAAGACGGACGCCATCTACCGCAGATTTTCGGGAGCCTGA
- a CDS encoding cytochrome c-type biogenesis protein CcmH: protein MLALVLAASPVAPASAPDIDEQTRELAAELRCVVCQNLSVADSPSEMAQQMRAIIREQLAAGKTPQEVKDYFVSRYGEWVLLAPSARGFNLLLWLLPYVALAAGLIAAGFFLRRWSRKKAAGRPAGEAADRGGLLESLSHARPDALPDLEDDRPQAVLLREQARLAAELEELEFDYQSGKLSEGDYASLRSEIETKTAETAARLERLPPIKEKPKPVTPPPAAPAAGFPRWRLAAGGALLLLFGLALGVLLTRSVRPRSPEDSLTGGFLTGTAGQDGTRSLLNEGKTAFSNGDWPKAIEAFKKVLAADPADPEAHSYMGYILVQAGHADGALMAFDKALAAAPDYPLALWGKGMVLYRERQDYAAARAVFEKLVRLLPPGHDRTEIEKILAELPRSSGPSPAPPAEGTRVQISGTITIGPGVDPKAAAQGSLFIIARRAGGAGPPVAVKKIDRPRFPVAYSIGPEDAMIQGAPLDGKLDVSVRLDKDGNPMTREPGSVAGRYKKNPVEAGAKNIDIVLDEVVP from the coding sequence TTGCTCGCGCTGGTGCTGGCGGCATCGCCTGTTGCTCCGGCGAGCGCTCCCGATATCGACGAGCAAACCCGCGAGCTCGCGGCGGAGCTTCGCTGCGTGGTCTGCCAGAACCTTTCCGTCGCCGATTCGCCGTCCGAAATGGCGCAGCAGATGCGCGCCATCATCCGGGAGCAGCTCGCCGCCGGCAAGACGCCGCAGGAGGTCAAGGACTATTTCGTCTCCCGCTACGGCGAATGGGTCTTGCTCGCTCCGAGCGCCCGGGGCTTCAACCTGCTCTTGTGGCTGCTGCCCTACGTCGCCCTCGCCGCCGGGCTGATCGCGGCCGGTTTCTTCCTGCGCCGCTGGTCCCGAAAAAAGGCCGCCGGCCGGCCGGCTGGGGAAGCGGCGGACCGGGGCGGCCTCCTCGAAAGTCTTTCCCATGCCCGGCCAGACGCCCTTCCCGACCTGGAAGACGACCGCCCGCAGGCGGTGCTGCTGCGCGAGCAGGCTCGCTTGGCCGCGGAGCTCGAGGAACTCGAGTTCGACTACCAATCGGGAAAACTTTCCGAGGGCGACTACGCCTCGCTGCGCTCGGAGATCGAAACGAAAACGGCGGAGACAGCCGCCCGGCTCGAGCGCCTCCCGCCGATAAAGGAGAAACCGAAGCCGGTTACGCCGCCGCCCGCGGCCCCCGCCGCCGGATTTCCGCGTTGGCGGCTGGCCGCCGGGGGTGCGCTCCTTCTCTTGTTCGGACTGGCTCTGGGGGTTCTTTTGACCCGTTCAGTGCGGCCCCGGAGCCCGGAAGACAGCCTGACGGGAGGATTTCTCACGGGGACCGCCGGGCAAGACGGCACCCGGTCGTTGCTCAACGAGGGCAAAACGGCCTTCTCCAACGGCGACTGGCCGAAAGCTATCGAAGCGTTCAAGAAAGTCCTCGCCGCCGATCCCGCCGACCCCGAGGCGCACAGCTACATGGGCTACATCCTGGTTCAGGCGGGCCACGCGGACGGAGCGTTGATGGCGTTCGACAAGGCGTTGGCGGCCGCCCCGGACTATCCGCTGGCTCTCTGGGGGAAAGGAATGGTTCTTTACCGGGAGAGACAGGATTATGCCGCGGCGCGCGCGGTTTTCGAGAAGCTGGTCCGGCTCCTGCCGCCCGGTCATGACCGAACCGAGATCGAAAAGATCCTCGCCGAGCTGCCCCGATCCTCCGGCCCGTCTCCCGCTCCCCCCGCGGAGGGAACGCGGGTGCAAATCTCCGGAACGATCACCATCGGCCCGGGCGTCGACCCCAAAGCCGCGGCCCAAGGGTCGCTGTTCATCATCGCCCGAAGAGCCGGAGGGGCCGGTCCTCCGGTCGCCGTGAAGAAGATCGACCGGCCCCGCTTCCCGGTCGCCTATTCCATCGGTCCCGAAGACGCGATGATCCAGGGAGCGCCCCTCGACGGCAAGCTCGACGTTTCGGTTCGCCTGGACAAGGACGGCAACCCCATGACGCGCGAGCCCGGAAGTGTTGCGGGGCGGTACAAGAAGAATCCGGTGGAAGCCGGAGCGAAAAATATCGACATCGTCCTCGACGAAGTCGTTCCCTGA
- a CDS encoding heme lyase CcmF/NrfE family subunit, whose translation MIATLGYSALLLAFLFALLGAATPLLAARTPMRAASGTVWLAIWGQFVLVTLAACALIYALVAPDFSIRYVAFNTTRATPLYYRITGLWGALEGSLLLWEWILIVFSGLVAWIYRHRHREFMPWVLMVFSIVSAFFLGVLAFASSPFETISPVPPDGRGLNPLLEDANMMTHPPLLYTGFVGLTVPYAFAMAALIVGRLDEAWIITTRRWTIAAWFFLTAGNLVGAWWSYHVLGWGGYWAWDPVENAAFMPWLPTTAFLHSIQVQERRRMLKVWNLSLIMIAFSLTLFGTFLTRSGILSSIHAFSSGPVGSLFLGFLALVLLGSFGLLAYRSDLLKGQPELDSVLSRESAFLLNNIVLVSALFTIFLGTVFPLLSEAVAGVQVSVGAPYFNSATTPLFLFMVFLMAVGPIIAWRKASWDNLKRNFLRPAAASLAAGLVLFILGVREFLPLLGFTLVAFVILTIVYDTALALRARRRIAGEGIISGLVTLARRNQRRYAGFVVHLGVVLIVMGIAGSMSYSIEREATLGLNETLTIGAYRIRFEGLKGSQQPTHFRVEGSFRLFRHGVEAGVLSPALKFFPTQEAPVGRAVHRSTLAEDVYLILSGFSEVNRNQATLKALVRPLVVWIWIGGFVIVLGTLLSILPLGKNAARGGD comes from the coding sequence GTGATCGCCACCCTGGGCTATAGCGCTCTTTTGCTCGCGTTCCTTTTCGCCCTGCTCGGGGCGGCAACCCCTCTGCTCGCCGCGCGCACGCCGATGCGGGCGGCGTCGGGAACCGTCTGGCTGGCGATCTGGGGGCAGTTTGTCCTGGTCACGCTCGCCGCCTGCGCCCTGATCTATGCCCTGGTCGCTCCTGATTTCTCCATCAGGTACGTTGCCTTCAACACGACGCGGGCGACCCCGCTCTACTACCGGATCACAGGACTGTGGGGCGCTCTCGAAGGTTCTTTGCTGCTCTGGGAATGGATCCTGATCGTCTTTTCCGGGCTGGTTGCCTGGATCTACCGGCACCGGCACCGGGAGTTCATGCCGTGGGTGCTGATGGTCTTTTCGATCGTTTCGGCCTTCTTTCTCGGCGTCCTCGCCTTCGCTTCCAGTCCTTTCGAGACGATCTCCCCCGTACCGCCCGACGGCCGCGGCCTGAACCCCCTCCTCGAGGACGCCAACATGATGACCCACCCGCCCCTGCTCTACACGGGGTTCGTGGGGCTGACCGTCCCCTACGCGTTCGCCATGGCGGCTCTCATCGTCGGCAGGCTCGATGAAGCCTGGATCATCACGACGCGGCGCTGGACGATCGCCGCATGGTTCTTTCTCACGGCCGGCAATCTGGTCGGTGCCTGGTGGTCCTATCACGTTCTCGGCTGGGGCGGCTATTGGGCCTGGGACCCGGTGGAGAACGCGGCCTTCATGCCCTGGCTTCCGACCACCGCGTTTCTCCACTCGATTCAGGTTCAGGAACGCCGGCGCATGCTCAAGGTGTGGAACCTCTCGCTCATCATGATCGCCTTCAGTCTCACGCTCTTCGGCACCTTTCTCACCCGATCCGGGATCCTTTCCTCCATCCACGCGTTCTCGTCGGGTCCGGTCGGCTCCCTCTTTCTCGGCTTTCTCGCCCTGGTGCTGCTCGGCTCCTTTGGTCTGCTCGCCTACCGGTCGGATCTGCTCAAAGGCCAGCCCGAGCTCGATTCTGTCCTGAGCCGGGAATCGGCCTTCCTGCTCAACAACATCGTCCTGGTATCGGCGCTCTTCACGATTTTTCTCGGAACGGTCTTTCCCCTGCTGTCGGAAGCCGTGGCGGGCGTCCAGGTGAGCGTCGGCGCCCCGTATTTCAATTCAGCGACCACGCCGCTTTTCCTGTTCATGGTTTTTCTGATGGCCGTCGGGCCGATCATTGCGTGGCGCAAGGCTTCGTGGGACAATCTCAAACGGAATTTCCTCCGGCCGGCCGCGGCGTCCCTGGCGGCGGGGCTGGTTCTTTTCATCCTGGGGGTGCGGGAGTTCCTTCCGTTGCTCGGCTTCACTCTCGTGGCCTTCGTCATCCTGACGATCGTATACGACACCGCCCTGGCGCTGCGCGCTCGCCGGCGGATTGCGGGCGAGGGAATCATATCGGGGCTCGTCACGCTGGCGCGGCGCAACCAGCGGCGCTACGCCGGCTTCGTGGTTCATCTCGGCGTGGTGCTGATCGTGATGGGGATCGCCGGCTCCATGTCCTACAGCATCGAGCGGGAAGCGACGCTCGGCCTCAATGAGACCCTCACGATCGGCGCCTACCGGATCCGTTTCGAAGGCCTCAAGGGCTCCCAACAGCCGACCCATTTTCGAGTCGAGGGATCGTTCCGGCTCTTCCGCCACGGCGTCGAAGCCGGGGTTCTGTCACCCGCCCTGAAGTTCTTCCCCACCCAGGAAGCCCCGGTCGGCCGTGCCGTGCATCGGAGCACGCTGGCCGAGGACGTTTACCTGATCCTCTCGGGATTCAGCGAGGTCAATCGCAACCAGGCGACCCTCAAGGCGCTCGTGCGACCGCTGGTGGTCTGGATCTGGATCGGGGGCTTCGTGATCGTGCTGGGAACCCTGCTGTCCATCCTGCCGCTCGGGAAGAACGCGGCGAGAGGCGGAGACTGA
- a CDS encoding TlpA disulfide reductase family protein: MAWRRMTLTVAVIAPILWLLAFGFTRDARYINSPLMAKPAAPFTVELFDGSKLSLADLRGKAVFLNFWASWCPPCRAEARDLEAAWRRLKSENIVFVGVALQDTEENSRSFLEEFGVTYPNGRDPAGKIAIDYGVWGIPESFFIDPQGRITYKHVGAIRAALVTAKVQEALRGIVSAQEGKGEYQTVR, translated from the coding sequence ATGGCCTGGCGCCGCATGACTTTGACCGTCGCCGTCATCGCGCCGATCCTCTGGCTCCTCGCCTTCGGCTTCACGCGCGACGCCCGTTACATCAACTCGCCGTTGATGGCGAAACCCGCGGCGCCTTTCACGGTCGAGCTTTTCGACGGAAGCAAGCTGAGCCTGGCAGACCTGCGCGGCAAGGCGGTTTTTCTCAACTTCTGGGCCTCGTGGTGCCCGCCGTGCCGTGCCGAAGCGCGCGACCTCGAAGCGGCGTGGCGCAGGCTCAAATCGGAGAACATCGTGTTCGTCGGCGTCGCGCTCCAGGATACCGAGGAAAACTCGCGCTCGTTCCTCGAAGAGTTCGGCGTCACTTACCCGAACGGACGCGACCCGGCCGGAAAGATCGCCATCGACTACGGCGTGTGGGGCATCCCGGAAAGCTTCTTCATCGACCCCCAGGGCCGGATCACTTACAAGCACGTGGGCGCGATCCGCGCCGCGCTCGTGACCGCCAAGGTCCAGGAGGCGCTGCGCGGCATCGTGAGCGCTCAGGAAGGAAAAGGCGAGTATCAAACGGTACGTTGA
- a CDS encoding amidohydrolase family protein, producing the protein MIIDFQAHVFPETYIAELHRADGAVVLEDPDPDSGMSYFYDKKLGCRINTATFQGRDWEKRLAHMDRLGVDVHVLSVPAPGADRFEGETAVRLARTANDAIADACRKYPRRFVGCFTLPTCSIPDSLDELERAVKELGLKCFGCYSNLNGQPLDREELFPIYERLARYRLPVYIHPTAPLSTAATGIDIMPTLIFGWAFDSTVAMTRLVYGRVVERFPEIPFVVADVGGVLAFFAQRAINIYTGRTEEIRRRYGLRENPLDLFRRFYVDTADHPASTLRCVYDFFGPDRLVLGTNYPYGPEEGCLLVKNSLRAVDELGLDHAAREKILGRNAARILGLEAT; encoded by the coding sequence ATGATCATCGATTTCCAGGCGCACGTTTTTCCCGAAACCTACATCGCCGAGCTGCACCGAGCCGACGGCGCAGTGGTGCTCGAGGACCCCGATCCCGACAGCGGCATGAGCTACTTTTACGACAAGAAGCTGGGATGCCGCATCAACACGGCGACGTTCCAGGGACGGGACTGGGAGAAGCGGCTGGCGCACATGGATCGCCTGGGGGTCGACGTGCACGTCCTGAGCGTCCCGGCTCCGGGAGCCGACCGTTTCGAAGGCGAGACCGCCGTCCGGCTCGCCCGGACGGCCAACGACGCCATCGCGGACGCGTGCCGGAAGTATCCGCGGCGCTTCGTCGGCTGCTTCACGCTGCCGACATGCTCGATCCCGGACTCGCTCGACGAGCTGGAGCGGGCGGTGAAGGAGCTGGGGCTGAAGTGCTTCGGGTGCTACTCCAATCTCAACGGACAGCCGCTCGATCGCGAGGAGCTGTTTCCCATCTACGAGCGGCTGGCGCGCTATCGATTGCCGGTCTATATCCATCCGACGGCCCCGCTGTCGACGGCAGCCACCGGGATCGACATCATGCCCACTCTGATCTTCGGCTGGGCCTTCGACAGCACGGTGGCGATGACCCGGCTGGTCTACGGGCGGGTGGTCGAACGGTTTCCCGAGATCCCCTTCGTCGTCGCGGACGTCGGCGGCGTGCTGGCTTTCTTCGCGCAGCGGGCCATCAATATATACACGGGGAGGACGGAAGAGATCCGCCGCCGCTACGGGCTCCGGGAAAACCCGCTGGATCTGTTCCGGCGCTTCTACGTCGATACCGCCGATCATCCCGCCTCCACGCTCCGCTGCGTGTACGATTTCTTCGGACCGGACCGGCTGGTGCTCGGCACCAATTACCCGTACGGTCCGGAGGAAGGGTGCCTGCTGGTGAAGAACAGCCTGCGCGCCGTCGACGAGCTGGGGCTGGACCATGCCGCCCGGGAAAAGATTCTCGGCCGAAACGCGGCACGGATTCTCGGCTTGGAAGCGACATGA
- the ggt gene encoding gamma-glutamyltransferase, translating into MKFAKAARPLVMGRNGVVSSGHHLASLAGLKVLQEGGNAVDAALAAAFVMTVVRPETCGPGGDLFALVAMRRSGKVEALNASGPAPARASIEHFRERGLRAIPVAGPLSVAVPGAVDGWLELHRRYGTKDLARLTADAVALAAGGFPVHQELVERIAEFSRDFPWIERVYRQPLGELRPGKILHQKGLGEVLALIGREGRAGFYGGRVAETICKTVQAEGGLLCEEDLQRPVAQWLEPLSTRYRDWVVYEQPPVSQGFMVLEMLNLIEPWPLHLGTMDRAEVIHLQVQAKKLAFEDRIRYLEDPAFGEPKVGMLISKEYAAERRGAMMQAPTPRASAVASASDTTFLCAVDRDGNAISLIQSIFAPFGSRVIGGDTGVILNNRLCSFGLDAGRANALCPGKRPAHTLNTYMVYRDGEFFLAGGSPGADDQPQTNLQILHNILDREMDPQTAVEAPRWSHQPGTPPRHELPEELKLEQGFAPDVIEGLKQRGYPVSVVDRWSFGSAKIVLRDPATGTWMAGADPRREAYALAW; encoded by the coding sequence ATGAAGTTTGCCAAGGCAGCCAGACCGCTGGTGATGGGCCGGAACGGGGTCGTCTCGTCCGGCCACCACCTCGCTTCGCTCGCGGGGCTGAAGGTGCTGCAAGAGGGCGGCAACGCCGTGGACGCGGCGCTGGCGGCCGCTTTCGTGATGACCGTGGTGCGGCCGGAAACCTGCGGGCCCGGCGGCGACCTGTTCGCTCTGGTCGCCATGAGGAGGAGCGGCAAGGTCGAGGCGCTGAACGCGAGCGGACCTGCGCCGGCGCGAGCGAGCATCGAGCACTTCCGCGAGCGGGGGTTGCGGGCGATTCCCGTAGCGGGGCCTTTGAGCGTCGCCGTGCCGGGAGCGGTCGACGGCTGGCTCGAGCTCCATCGCAGGTACGGTACGAAGGATCTGGCGCGCCTGACGGCGGACGCGGTGGCGCTCGCGGCCGGCGGCTTCCCTGTCCATCAGGAGCTCGTGGAGCGCATTGCCGAGTTCAGCCGGGACTTTCCCTGGATCGAGCGGGTTTATCGGCAGCCGCTCGGCGAACTGCGGCCCGGGAAGATCCTGCACCAGAAAGGTCTCGGCGAAGTCCTCGCGCTCATCGGGCGCGAAGGGCGCGCCGGGTTTTACGGCGGGCGGGTGGCCGAGACGATCTGCAAGACGGTTCAGGCCGAAGGCGGCCTCTTGTGCGAAGAGGATTTGCAGCGTCCGGTGGCGCAGTGGCTCGAACCTCTGAGCACGCGGTACCGGGACTGGGTGGTTTACGAGCAGCCGCCTGTTTCGCAGGGCTTCATGGTTCTGGAGATGCTGAACCTGATCGAGCCGTGGCCGCTCCATCTGGGCACGATGGATCGGGCGGAGGTCATTCATCTCCAGGTCCAGGCGAAAAAGCTCGCTTTCGAGGATCGAATCCGGTACCTGGAAGACCCCGCATTCGGCGAGCCCAAGGTCGGGATGCTGATCTCCAAGGAATACGCGGCCGAGCGGCGGGGCGCGATGATGCAAGCGCCGACACCGCGGGCATCGGCGGTCGCGTCGGCTTCGGACACCACGTTTCTCTGCGCCGTCGACCGCGACGGAAACGCGATTTCACTGATCCAGAGCATTTTCGCCCCGTTCGGGTCGCGCGTGATCGGCGGGGATACGGGGGTGATCCTGAACAACCGGCTGTGCAGTTTCGGGCTGGATGCGGGAAGAGCGAACGCGCTCTGCCCCGGGAAGCGCCCGGCGCACACGCTGAACACCTACATGGTTTACCGTGACGGCGAGTTTTTCCTGGCGGGAGGGAGCCCGGGAGCCGATGATCAACCCCAGACCAATCTGCAGATCCTGCACAATATCCTTGACCGGGAAATGGATCCGCAAACCGCGGTGGAGGCGCCGCGGTGGAGCCACCAGCCGGGGACGCCGCCGCGCCACGAGCTGCCCGAGGAGCTCAAACTGGAGCAGGGGTTCGCGCCGGACGTGATCGAGGGGCTCAAGCAAAGAGGCTATCCGGTATCCGTCGTGGATCGCTGGTCCTTCGGCAGCGCCAAGATCGTCCTGCGCGATCCAGCCACGGGGACATGGATGGCGGGCGCCGATCCGCGCAGAGAGGCGTACGCCCTGGCCTGGTAG
- a CDS encoding amidohydrolase family protein: MTVIDADAHVLESEHTWDYMLESERAWKPRIVPTPDDPDSGGESWLIDGLTLGKARNVGREIARESREMEDIRARLRHMDELGIDVQVLYPTIFLRPYTRKPELELAVTRSYNRWLIDIWKSAPDRLRWVAVLPLLSMDQALREARFAKENGACGIFMRGLEADRRLSDPYFFPLYEEAGRLDLPICVHSATGSFAVHDFFSDECGFCKFKLAVVGSFHNLIYNDVPKQFPKTRFAFIEVSAQWVPYALHDYARRSLRRGRTVDQASVLRENRIYVACQTDDDLPYVLKYCGEDTLVIGTDYGHNDTSSEIEALRRLKSEAGLEPRIVDRILGDNPRALYAL; encoded by the coding sequence ATGACGGTGATCGACGCCGACGCGCACGTTCTGGAGAGCGAGCACACGTGGGATTACATGCTGGAATCGGAGCGCGCGTGGAAGCCGCGCATCGTTCCGACTCCGGACGACCCGGACTCCGGAGGCGAGAGCTGGCTGATCGACGGCCTCACCCTGGGCAAGGCGCGCAACGTCGGTCGCGAGATTGCGCGCGAGTCCAGGGAGATGGAAGATATCCGCGCGCGGCTCCGTCACATGGATGAACTCGGCATCGACGTCCAGGTGCTCTATCCGACGATTTTCCTGCGGCCGTACACCCGCAAGCCCGAGCTGGAGCTGGCGGTGACGCGGAGCTACAACCGCTGGCTGATCGACATCTGGAAGAGCGCGCCGGACCGGCTGCGGTGGGTGGCGGTGCTGCCGCTGCTGTCGATGGACCAGGCGCTGCGCGAGGCGCGCTTCGCCAAGGAGAACGGCGCCTGCGGCATTTTCATGCGCGGGCTCGAAGCCGATCGCAGGCTGAGCGATCCGTATTTCTTCCCGCTCTACGAGGAGGCGGGGCGGCTCGATCTTCCCATCTGCGTCCATTCCGCCACGGGAAGCTTCGCCGTCCACGATTTCTTCAGCGACGAGTGCGGCTTCTGCAAGTTCAAGCTGGCGGTCGTAGGGTCCTTTCACAACCTGATCTACAACGACGTGCCGAAGCAGTTTCCCAAGACGCGTTTCGCGTTCATCGAGGTGAGCGCGCAGTGGGTGCCCTACGCGCTGCACGATTATGCCCGACGTTCTTTGCGCCGGGGGCGCACCGTGGATCAGGCGAGCGTGCTGCGGGAGAACCGTATTTACGTGGCGTGCCAGACCGACGACGATCTTCCGTACGTGCTCAAGTACTGCGGCGAGGACACGCTGGTGATCGGCACCGATTACGGGCACAATGACACCTCATCCGAGATCGAGGCGCTGCGGCGCCTGAAATCGGAAGCCGGCCTCGAGCCGCGGATCGTGGACCGGATCCTGGGCGACAATCCACGGGCCCTCTACGCCCTCTGA
- a CDS encoding LLM class flavin-dependent oxidoreductase: MKVSLFTEIQCPDGSVSTDRLNELIEQAEIGDRLGFHGLWLAEIHCQPRFSLLSAPYVVLGALAQRTRRLRLGVAVNTLPVHHPVQLAEQAAMLDLLSGGRMEFAAGGGHPHSRVYECFGADHSVTHEILAEGLDVIRRAWTEPTLSFEGRFFRIPEVVVHPKPIQQPPPPFYLATSSMAGVELGARLAANLMLPVHTRAPEQVTEFARAYWDGLKRHGHSVARRELALLVPVHIAETANEAERRCEAGVMSYFETIAAVRRDYVEWLARRGVPPPARLATAAGQQMTFEVVRARHAVIGDARSVAAGLKKLAAATGARHFLAWFNIGSVPHRWVKDAMERFAGEVMSELDG, translated from the coding sequence ATGAAGGTCAGCCTGTTTACCGAGATCCAGTGTCCCGACGGATCGGTTTCCACCGATCGGCTGAACGAGCTCATCGAGCAGGCCGAGATCGGAGATCGCCTCGGATTTCACGGCCTCTGGCTCGCCGAGATCCATTGCCAGCCTCGATTCTCGCTGCTTTCGGCTCCGTACGTCGTCCTGGGCGCCCTGGCGCAGAGAACGCGCCGCTTGCGGCTGGGCGTTGCCGTGAACACGCTGCCGGTCCATCATCCCGTTCAGCTCGCCGAGCAGGCGGCCATGCTCGATTTGCTCAGCGGGGGTCGCATGGAGTTCGCCGCCGGAGGCGGCCACCCGCACAGCCGCGTGTACGAGTGCTTCGGCGCCGATCACAGCGTCACCCACGAAATCCTGGCCGAAGGATTGGACGTCATTCGGCGGGCCTGGACCGAGCCGACGCTTTCGTTCGAGGGCAGATTCTTTCGCATCCCGGAAGTGGTGGTTCACCCCAAACCGATCCAGCAGCCGCCGCCTCCGTTCTATCTCGCGACGAGCTCGATGGCGGGCGTCGAGCTGGGCGCACGTTTGGCGGCGAACCTCATGCTGCCAGTCCATACTCGCGCTCCCGAACAGGTGACGGAGTTTGCGCGCGCTTACTGGGATGGGCTCAAGCGGCACGGCCATTCCGTCGCCAGGCGGGAGCTGGCGCTTCTGGTCCCGGTGCATATCGCCGAGACGGCGAACGAGGCCGAACGCCGATGCGAGGCCGGCGTCATGAGCTATTTCGAAACCATCGCCGCGGTCCGGCGCGACTACGTGGAATGGCTCGCCCGCCGGGGTGTGCCGCCGCCGGCGCGCCTGGCCACGGCGGCAGGACAGCAGATGACGTTCGAGGTCGTCCGCGCACGCCACGCGGTCATCGGCGACGCCCGGAGCGTGGCCGCCGGGCTGAAAAAGCTTGCGGCCGCCACGGGGGCGCGCCATTTTCTCGCGTGGTTCAACATCGGCAGCGTACCGCACCGTTGGGTGAAGGATGCCATGGAAAGGTTCGCCGGGGAGGTCATGAGCGAGCTGGACGGTTGA